The Pirellulales bacterium genomic sequence GCACCCCTTCGAGGCGACGTAGGCCGAAAACGAGTAATTCACGTGCTTTGCCTTCGGGTGGCAAGCATTCTCGCTCGGCCACCGGCGACTGGTTATGTTCCATGCAGTGCAGCCATTTGGTTACGCTTTGATGATTTGTCTCCCGAACGCCGTTCACGTGCCGCGCAGCACCAGGTCCCGCAGCAAAATACTCACCGCCTGTCCAATACACTTCGTTATGCCGGCAACGATTACCGGATTGGGCAAAATTGGAAACTTCGTAATGCTGGAAGCTCGCTTCAGTCAAGCAATCGATGGCCATAGCATACATTTTACGTTCCGTTTCTTCCTCAACTTTGGCCAATTGGCCGTGTTCCAGTCGACTCCAAAACGATGTTCCTCGTTCGAAAGTTAACCCATACGTTGAAATATGGTTTGGCGCAAGGAGCAGCGCCGCTGCCAAATCGCTTTGCCAGTCAGCCAGCGATTCCCCCGGAACCCCGAAGATTAAATCCAGCGACACTTTCATTCCCAGGCTTCGCACGATTTCCACTGCATGGCAAGTGTCTTTTGACCGATGATCGCGTTCAAGCATCCGCAATTTATCAGCGTGGAATGATTGCGAGCCCAAACTAACTCGTGTGACGCCGTGATCGGCAAGAATGGAAGCCATTTCCATGTTCACATCTGCTGGATTTGCTTCCACACTGAATTCGCAGACTCCGCCGGGGCCGCTGCTTGCCGGTGGATGCCAGCGCAGTACTGTTTGCAACAGCCGCTGCAGTAGGCGCCCTTTTAATTGCGTTGGCGTGCCGCCGCCTAAAAATAAAGTTTCAACTTCCCGTGGTTGACCGAGCCAACTCAATTCTTTTTCTAGCGCAGCTAAAAATGGCTCAATCAGATCATCTCGCCCGGCTACTAACGTAAAAT encodes the following:
- the hemW gene encoding radical SAM family heme chaperone HemW — protein: MPSVALPNSAYIHVPFCRHRCGYCNFTLVAGRDDLIEPFLAALEKELSWLGQPREVETLFLGGGTPTQLKGRLLQRLLQTVLRWHPPASSGPGGVCEFSVEANPADVNMEMASILADHGVTRVSLGSQSFHADKLRMLERDHRSKDTCHAVEIVRSLGMKVSLDLIFGVPGESLADWQSDLAAALLLAPNHISTYGLTFERGTSFWSRLEHGQLAKVEEETERKMYAMAIDCLTEASFQHYEVSNFAQSGNRCRHNEVYWTGGEYFAAGPGAARHVNGVRETNHQSVTKWLHCMEHNQSPVAERECLPPEGKARELLVFGLRRLEGVRRDRFTAKTGYEIDTLVGKPLRGFITAGLLHDDGMRIQLTREGLFVSDSLWPQFLLE